ACAATCTTTGACCAAGTTtttggagaaaaacatttacagcTAGAATGCCAAGCATATATTATTAGATTCATTATAATAAGTAGTTTCATATTTTATATATTTGATATTGTAAAATAGTTTTCTATATAAACTTGATCAAAGTTTGCaaagtttgacttttcaaaaaatctATCCGAACTCCAttatggaacagagggagtactattttgtTATGTTTTTTTAAGATCGAAGGACTATTTTGTGGCAGTTCATCTAAATTATATTTGCCGCAAAAATATTTTAATTACTTGTGTGAGTTATCCACAAAAATAAACCTTCTATGAGTTTCTGCTGGGTGCATGCATGCCTCCTGGCTACCGTAGCAAGAGTTGTCGTTTGTTCCTTGATACCATGCCTCCATGATGTTCGATTTGCCTACATGCTATGTACTTAGGTCCTTGATCATACCCATTTAATAATATATCGAAATCTCCATTGAAAACAAAGTGATCACCACGCACGCAATCTGAAATCTTTGCTGCCGATCGAACGCCACACACACCAATCATTACCCGATCGTGTGCAATGATTTTGTACCAACGTAATCTCCATTGTTCCAAGACCGACAATCTGAGAGACAAACTGGATCCCACGTAGGCCATTGCCGGCCGGCCGGCCACCTACATGGCCGCACGTCTGCACCATTTTAATACTCTCCCTGGCCCCTCACCTGGTCACCTTGCCGCGTCCATATATGAACCCGACGCCTCCCGCCATTCCCACACAGCCAAAGCCAGCTGCGATCATCTCCATCGATCTAGCACGCACGCACGGAGTACCAGTCTTCCCTTCCAGCAATGGCGGCCTGCCTCcccctcgccgtcgtcctcgtgGCCCTCGTCGCCGCCACCGGCGCCAGCGCCCACGGCTACAGCCAGACCCCCTCGCCGACGCCTGCACCGGCTGCCAAGTGCGACAAGGTGATGCTGAAGGTGGAGGGCATGGTGTACTGCCAGAGCTGCACGCACCGGAACTCGTGGTGCCTGGACGGCGCGACGCCGCTGCCGGGGGCAAAGGTGACGGTCACCTGCCGCGACGCCAAGAACCGCGTCATGGAGTCGCGGACGCCCGTCGCCGACGGCAATGGCTACTTCCTCGCCGAGTTCGACGTCGCCGAGAAGGCCGACTACTACAAGGGGGACCCCGCCAAGGCCTGCTTCGTGCGCCTGCTCGCGTCGCCGGACCGCAAGTGCGACGACCTCACCAACGTCAACTACGGCATCGAGGGCGCGCCGCTCCGCCACGAGGGCAAGCGGTGGTCCGGTAAGGGGTACGAGAACGTCGTGTACGCCGCCAGACCGCTCTCCTTCAAGCCGGACACCTGCGCGCCCAGGGGCCACTACTGATGatcgttttttttttttgatttttttaaagtATTATCTAATCTAATCACTTCAAGCATCATAGCTCAATTTCATCATTTCAAACATGAAGTTGATAACCACACATACCATGTGGTTACTGATGATTAACTCCGTTAATTTGAAGTGCATGCGTGTACGCGCGTACGTGCGTGCGCAAAGCTTATATGCGCCATGCGCGGCTGCTTTGGGTTTGAGACCGTGTATATTCTGTTTTTTTCTCCTACAAAACTTCATGTATTCATCATCAATCTTTTCCTAATAATAATAAAGCGATTATTGCTTCTACCCGCTCGCTCACCGTCGTCGTGCTTTTGCTAAAACCCCCCTGTGTTTTCAGTAATACACCCCGCAATCCCTCTTCTACATGTGTAAAAACGGTTCGCTTTCTACAAACAAGCCCCTACGTCTTATCCAGATGCCCCCTCTTCCTTTATTGCCGCGGGCGGAGCAGGAGAAGGTCAGGGGTGGCGCGGCGAAGCAGGAGAGATTgaggggcggcgcggcgcggcggagCAGGAGAGATTGTGGGGCGGCGCGGCACGGCGGAGCAGGAGAGATTGTGGGGCAGCGCAACAGAGCAGTTGAGATTGAGGGGCGAGCACATCTCGTACGCCACGGCGAGCGCCTCGCCGCGCGCCCGGTCGAGGCACGACGACCACGGGAGGCAGAACGCATGCTGGCCGGAGCCAACACCGGCGGGTGCGCCAGGGCCAGCCGGTCTGCCAGGCCCTGCACGAGCACGACGCGACGTGCTGGAACGCCGTGCTGTGCACGGGCGCGCCGACCTGCATTATGACAGTACAAAGAGCACCATAAATAATAAAACATACATGCAGATCCGTAGACCATAATGACGACTACAAGCACCGGATCGAGCTGAAGGAGCGTCGCCGTTATCACCCCTTCCTAGCGCGAAGCTGGCCAAAACTTGCAATAATAGACAGTCGGTAATAGCACCCTATGACCCAGCCCTAGGGAACCAATTATCATGCAATATGTTTATCTTCGATCCATCGCGGATGGCCATATCCCATGACTCAACAAGTCCCTCCCATGCATAATGTTGCGCCATGTAGAAGAACAACCCTGTGGGATGTCACTGACATGATATCCGAGTCTCTGAAGTACCCCGCCTTGAGCACGCGCGCGCACAATGAATTAGGAACCACAATAATTCTCCAGACTGGTGCTAGAAGGTCTTGATTGAAAACATAAAAAATTATAAGCCCAAGACCACCTTCACGCTTTCTTCTGCACATCTTGTCCTGCGCTGCCCAATGGACTTTCCTCTCACTGTTGGCCGCTCCCACCAAATTTTAGAAGAGATATGTTTTAGGTTTCTACACAATTCTTGTAGAGCTGGAATCATCTCATTGTATACGTAGGTGTCGCACGCGGCACTGACTTAATGAGAACTTCTCTTCCAGGCTTGCATAAGCCTTGTCGCTTCCACCTTGCCACTTCCGATCTAAGCATATCCGAACATGTCTAAAACATTCCTCCTCGAAACAGACTTTCGCCTCGCTTTACATATAAAGCAACACCCAAGAAAGTACACGGCTGAACGATGCAAGATGGTGAGGTAGTGCTatctcttgagcatgcgttggttttctcttgaagaggaaagggtgatgcagcaaagtagcgtaagtatttccctcagtttttgcgaaccaaggtatcaatccagtaggagactacacgcaaatcgcctagtacctgcacaaacaatcaagaaccttgcaaccaacgcgataaaggggttgtcaatccttcatggccacttgcaaaaatgagatctgataaagataataagataaatatttttgatatttttgttgtatagattggaaagtaaaggttgcaaaataaacgacggcagaaatagcaagttgataggaaaataatatgagatgtaaaatagacccgggggccataggtttcactagtggcttctctcaagatagcatatattacggtgggtgaacaaattactgtcgagcaattgatagaaaagcgcatagttatgagaatatctaggcatgatcatgaacataggcatcacgtccgtgacaagtagaccgaaactattctgcatctactactattactccacacatcgaccgctatccagcatgcatctagagtattaagtttataagaacagagtaacgcattaggcaagatgacatgatgtagagggataaactcaagcaatatgatataaaccccatctttttatcctcgacggcaacactacaatacgtgtcggttccctttctgtcaccgggatcgagcaccgcaagattgaacccaaagctaagcacttctcccattgcaagaaagatcaatctagtaggccaaaccaaactgataattcgaagagacttgcaaagatattaaatcatgcatataagaattcagagaagaatcaaatattgttcatagataatcttgatcataaacccacaattcatcggatctcaacaaacacaccgcaaaaagaattacatcgaatagatctccaagaagatcgaggagaactttgtattgagatccaaagagagagaagaagtcatctagctaataactatggacccgaaggtctgtggtaaactactcacacatcattggagaggctatggtgttgatgtagaagccctccgtgaccgaatccccctccggcggagcgccgagaaaggccccaagatgggatctcacggccgggtacagaaggttgtggcggt
The Aegilops tauschii subsp. strangulata cultivar AL8/78 chromosome 3, Aet v6.0, whole genome shotgun sequence genome window above contains:
- the LOC109772377 gene encoding non-classical arabinogalactan protein 30-like, with product MAACLPLAVVLVALVAATGASAHGYSQTPSPTPAPAAKCDKVMLKVEGMVYCQSCTHRNSWCLDGATPLPGAKVTVTCRDAKNRVMESRTPVADGNGYFLAEFDVAEKADYYKGDPAKACFVRLLASPDRKCDDLTNVNYGIEGAPLRHEGKRWSGKGYENVVYAARPLSFKPDTCAPRGHY